A window of the Macrobrachium rosenbergii isolate ZJJX-2024 chromosome 13, ASM4041242v1, whole genome shotgun sequence genome harbors these coding sequences:
- the LOC136844777 gene encoding sericin-2-like, with protein MSYTNDLKTATSYVKADKSVITSAASILLSQAVNKTQAVNSNLATYRKQLQQEIEILKIEIYGTSTAVITQELKHSSNEYDKKAPDYHIRVYADSTSSAGSTSSADTTSSGGSTSSVGSTSSGGSTSSDVSTSTGGSTSSARSTSSGGTTSSAESTSSGGSSSSADSTSSRGSSSSDGSTSSGGSSNSAGSTSSAESTRSTNSNSPRDSTSSTDSTSGGSTSSLESTSSAGSTSSADSTSSETSTSGDSSSSSSSAGSASSLGSTSSERSTTSVSSHASTSSSSAETTSSGGSATSLGSTSSGGSASSVSSDASSTLSSAESTSSGGSTSSSTGQSSG; from the exons ATGTCTTACACAAATGACCTCAAGACTGCCACCAGCTATGTCAAAGCAGATAAAAGTGTAATCACAAGCGCTGCCTCAATACTACTAAGTCAGGCAGTTAACAAAACACAAGCTGTCAACAGCAATCTCGCCACGTATAGAAAACAGCTTCAGCAAGAAATAGAAATACTCAAAATTGAAATCTATGGGACAAGCACTGCAGTTATTACCCAAG AATTAAAACACTCTTCGAATGAATACGATAAAAAGGCTCCAGATTACCACATAAGAGTATATGCAGACTCAACTTCTTCAGCAGGATCTACTAGCTCTGCTGACACAACTTCTTCAGGAGGATCTACCAGTTCTGTTGGCTCCACTTCTTCAGGAGGTTCTACTAGTTCAGATGTCTCAACTTCTACAGGGGGATCCACTAGTTCTGCTAGATCCACTTCTTCAGGAGGAACTACTAGTTCAGCTGAATCCACTTCATCAGGAGGATCTTCTAGTTCTGCTGACTCCACCTCTTCTAGGGGATCTAGTAGCTCTGATGGCTCTACTTCATCAGGTGGATCTTCTAACTCTGCTGGATCCACTTCTTCTGCTGAATCTACTAGATCTACTAACTCAAATTCACCAAGAGATTCTACTAGTTCCACTGACTCTACTTCAGGAGGATCTACAAGTTCTTTGGAATCCACTTCTTCAGCAGGATCTACTAGTTCTGCTGACTCCACTTCTTCAGAAACTTCAACTTCCGGAGATTCAAGTAGTTCATCTTCTTCAGCAGGATCTGCTAGCTCTCTTGGTTCAACTTCTTCAGAAAGATCAACAACTTCAGTTTCTTCTCACGCATCTACATCTTCATCTTCAGCTGAGACAACTTCTTCAGGAGGATCTGCTACCTCTCTGGGTTCAACTTCTTCAGGAGGGTCAGCAAGTTCAGTTTCTTCTGATGCATCTAGCACTTTATCTTCTGCTGAGTCAACTTCCTCTGGAGGATCAACAAGTTCATCAACAGGGCAGTCTTCAGGTTag
- the LOC136844778 gene encoding neurofilament heavy polypeptide-like, protein MIQARYVDPRRRLRLTRIYFWFRFIFVKTGPDDEVEDPVDPPEEVEPAEDEVDESEETELVDTRKEVESGELVDPAEEDELLKCPEAEVPEEVESAELIDPTEEVESGELVDPDEDVDSAELVDPAELIDPPKEAEPVDSREEVKSSELVDPAEPLDPVEEVDSAELVGPTDEVEPAELLDPPEGMESAEFEDPPEEEDPGELVDPGEEVEPVDPGEEMKPTELVDPRKEVVSAELVNPPGEVESEELVDPPENADVAELVDPAEAEPGDLPAEIVDSREEVESSELVDPGEEVNPAGLLDPGEEVDPAKLVDPPEEVESVELKDPAELVEPAEDVEPAELGDSAEEVESTELLDSPEEIVSTELVNLPEEVESGELVYPSEEVDPVEPVDPAEEEETAELLDPPEEVELRELVDPPEEMDPVEPVDPSEEVEPAELVDPPEEVA, encoded by the exons ATGATACAGGCAAG aTATGTAGATCCAAGAAGACGACTCCGTCTGACGAGAATATATTTCTggttcagatttatttttgtcaaaa CGGGCCCTGATGACGAAGTTGAGGATCCTGTTGATCCTCCAGAGGAAGTTGAGCCAGCTGAAGATGAAGTGGATGAATCAGAAGAAACTGAACTTGTTGATACTCGTAAAGAAGTTGAATCGGGAGAGCTAGTAGATCCTGCTGAAGAAGATGAACTGCTTAAGTGTCCAGAAGCTGAAGTTCCTGAGGAAGTTGAGTCTGCAGAATTAATTGATCCTACTGAAGAAGTGGAGTCAGGAGAACTAGTAGATCCTGATGAAGACGTAGATTCAGCAGAACTTGTAGATCCAGCAGAACTTATAGATCCTCCTAAAGAAGCAGAACCAGTAGACTCTCGTGAAGAAGTTAAGTCATCAGAACTAGTAGATCCAGCAGAACCACTAGATCCTGTTGAAGAAGTGGATTCAGCAGAGCTAGTAGGTCCTACTGATGAAGTAGAGCCAGCAGAGCTACTAGATCCCCCAGAAGGAATGGAGTCAGCAGaatttgaagatcctccagaagaagaagatccaGGTGAACTAGTAGATCCTGGTGAAGAAGTGGAACCAGTGGATCCTGGTGAAGAAATGAAACCAACAGAACTGGTAGATCCTCGTAAAGAAGTTGTGTCAGCAGAGCTAGTAAATCCTCCTGGAGAGGTGGAGTCTGAAGAACTAGTGGATCCTCCTGAAAATGCGGATGTAGCTGAGCTAGTAGACCCTGCTGAAGCTGAACCAGGAGATCTA CCAGCTGAGATAGTAGACTCTCGTGAAGAAGTTGAGTCATCAGAACTAGTAGACCCAGGTGAAGAAGTGAATCCAGCAGGACTACTAGACCCAGGTGAAGAAGTGGATCCAGCAAAGCTAGTAGATCCCCCAGAAGAAGTGGAGTCAGTGGAACTAAAAGATCCAGCTGAACTAGTAGAGCCTGCTGAAGACGTGGAACCAGCAGAACTAGGGGATTCTGCTGAAGAAGTGGAGTCAACAGAACTGCTAGATTCTCCTGAAGAAATAGTGTCAACAGAACTAGTAAATCTTCCTGAAGAGGTGGAGTCAGGAGAACTAGTGTATCCTTCTGAAGAAGTAGATCCAGTAGAACCAGTAGATCCTGCTGAAGAAGAGGAGACAGCAGAACTGCTAGATCCCCCTGAAGAAGTTGAGCTAAGAGAACTAGTAGATCCTCCTGAAGAAATGGATCCAGTAGAACCAGTGGATCCTTCTGAAGAAGTAGAGCCAGCAGAGCTAGTAGATCCCCCTGAGGAAGTTGCGTAA